GCACTGGGACCGGTCGACGTGCTGTTCAACTGCGCGGGCGTGGTCCATGCGGGCAGCATCCTGGACATGCCGGACGCCGATCTGGATTTTGCCTTCGATCTGAACGTGCGGGCGATGGTCCGGATGATCCGGGCCGTCCTGCCGGGCATGATCGACCGCGGGCAGGGGGCGATCATCAACATGTCCTCGGTCGCGTCCTCGGTGAAGGGGGTGCCGAACCGCTTCGCCTATTCGACGACCAAGGCCGCCGTGCTGGGGCTGACCAAATCGGTGGCGGCGGATTACGTGGGCCAGGGCATCCGCTGCAATGCGATCTGCCCCGGCACGGTGCAGTCGCCCTCGCTGGACCAGCGCCTGGCCGCGACCGGCGACGCCGAGGCCGCCCGCGCGGCCTTCGTCGCCCGCCAGCCCATGGGGCGCATCGCCGAGGCCGATGAAATCGCCGATCTGGCCGTGTATCTGGCCGGCGCAACCTATACCACGGGCCAGGCCGTCTGCATCGACGGCGGCTGGACCATCTGATCCAAGGGAGATGACATGAAACTCGTTCGCTTTGGCGCATCCGGCGCCGAGACACCCGGCCTGATCGATGCCGAGGGCCGGATCCGCGACCTCTCGGCGCATGTTCCCGACCTGTCGGGCGCGCATCTGCATGCCGACGCGCTGGCCCGGCTGGCGGGCCTGGACCCGGCCTCGCTGCCGCTGGTCGAGGGCAACCCGCGCCTTGGGCCCCCGGTGGCGGGTACGGGCAAGTTCATCTGCATCGGCCTGAACTATGCCGATCACGCCGCGGAATCCGGCATGGAGGTCCCGCCCGAGCCGGTGATCTTCATGAAGGCCACCAGCGCCATCTGCGGCCCCGACGATCCGATCGTCATCCCGCGCGGCAGCGAGAAGACCGATTGGGAGGTTGAGCTGGCCGTCATCATCGGCACGCCCGCCAAATATGTGACCGAGGCCGACGCCATGTCCCATGTCGCGGGCTTTGCGGTGACGAACGACGTGTCCGAGCGCGCCTTCCAAACGGAGCGTGCGGGCCAGTGGACCAAGGGCAAGTCCTGCGACAATTTCGGCCAGCTGGGCCCATGGCTGGTGACCCCGGACGAGGTCGCGGATCCGCAGGACCTGGGGATGTGGCTGACCGTCAACGGCGAGAGGATGCAGGACGGCTCGACCCGGACGATGGTCTATCAGGTGCCGTTCCTGATCCACTACCTCAGCCAGTTCATGACCCTGCACCCGGGCGATGTGATCTCGACCGGGACGCCGCCGGGCGTGGGCATGGGCATGCGCCCGCAGCGCTTCCTGAAGCCCGGCGACGTGGTCGAGCTGGGCATCGACGGCCTGGGCCGCCAGCGCCAGGACGTGATCGCCGACTAGGCGGCACGGATCAGCGGGCAGTGGCCCGCTGACCCGGGGCGTGGGCATTCAGCCCCGGCACACAGATGCGTGCTGTCGCGGTGGCGACCAACTGCCTGCCGCGCAGGCCTCGGAATGACGCATCGCGCCCGTCCGCAAGGGTGGTCTCTTGCGGGCCGGGCCGTCGGTCGTGCCGATCATCTGGGTTGCGAGACATGCCGGGCTGCCGCCAGATTGGCGGTGGCGACGGCGTCGCCGAGGGATTCCCGCCGAACGAGTTCCGCCACCATCGTGCCGATGAAGCAGTCGCCGGCCCCATGCGTGCTGACCAGAGCGACGGCATGCCCCGGTTCGGCATGGCTGATGTCCTGGCCCTCGACCGCCACGCCGTCCCCGCCCGCGGTGACCACGACCACCCGGAATCGCGCCGCCAGTGCGCGCGCGGCGATCCCGGCATCCTCAAGCGAGGCGACCTTCCGGCCGCACAGCGCCTCGGCCTCGCCTGCGTTGACGACGAGGATATCGACCGCCCGGGCCATCGCGTCGGACATCGGCCGCGCGGGGGCGGCGTTCAGCACGGTCGTCACGCCCCGCGCGCGGGCGGCCTCGGCGGCGGCCAGGTTCAGCGCCTCGGGGATCTCGTTCTGCAGCACCAGATGGGTGGCGTCCTGCCAGAGGGCGTCCTTGGCCAGCACCCCGGGATCGATGGCCAGGTTGGCGCCCGACACGATCACCGCGCCATAGTCGCCGCCCGCATCCATGATCGCCATGCTCATCCCCGATCCTGTTCCGGGGATGGTCGCGACATGGGCGTCGTCCACGCCCGCCCGGCGCAGGCCGTCGCGCAGGAAGGGCCCGAAGGCGTCGTCGCCCACCGCCGAGACCATGCGGCAGGGTACCCCGGCCGCGACGACGGCGGCGGCCTGATTGCCGCCCTTGCCCCCGAAGACCGGCCGCCAGGCGCTGCCGGTCACCGTCTCGCCTGCCGCGGGACGATGGGGGGCATCGACGACGATGTCGTAATGCAGGCTGCCGAGGGTGACGGCGCAGGGGGTCGGGGTCATCGGAATGTCCTGTTCAGCGGCGGCGCTTGGCCTCGACCGCCTTGCGGGTCCGGTCCAGCTGCGCTTCCGAGCGGTCCAGATCACGCTGCGCGACGGCGACGAAGATCGCGTCCATGATGTTGAGCTGCGCGATGCGCGCGGCGGCGTTCTCTCCCAGCAGGGGCGAGCCCTGGGCGGTCGAGCAGAGGGCGATGTCGGCCAGTTCCGACAGGGGCGCGGTGGCGTAGTTGGTGATGGCGATGACGCGCGCACCCTGTTCGCGGGCCAGTCGCGCGGCCTCGATCACGTTCGAGGTGGTGCCGGAATGGCTGAAGGCCACGGCCACGTCGTCCGGCCCCAGCAGCGAGGCCGACATCAGCATCATGTGCGGGTCGTCCTGCACGCCCGCCCGCAGGCCGATGCGCAGGAACTTGTGGGCCACGTCGCGGGCGATCTGGGCCGATCCGCCGACACCGTAGAAGTCGCGCTGCCGGGCGCGGTGAAGCAGGTCGGCGGCCCGGTCGAAGGCCTCGACGTTCAGGATCGACATCGTCTCCTCCAGCGCCTGCATCGAGGTCTGGAACACCTTGCGGATGATGTCCGCCGAGCTGTCGTCGGGCGAGATCTCGGAATGGAGCGAGGCCACGTCGGTCTGGCGATAGACCACCAGGGCCTCGCGGAAGTCGCGAAATCCCGCGAAGCCCAGCTTCTTGGCGATCTTGACGACCATCGCATCCGACACGCCCGCATCCTCGGCCACCTGCCGCAGCGCGGTGGTGCGGTCCAGGTCGGTGCGACCGGTCATCCCCTCGACGACCCGCCCTTCCAGCGGCGTCAGGAAGGGCAGCCGCATCCGGATCTGCGCACCGATGCTGCGCGGGTCGTACTGTTCCATCAGGCGGTGCCCCTTGTTCCGTCGGGGCCTATGCCCGACCGCGCGTCGCGCGGTCGATCAGCATGGCCACCAGGATGATGATACCCGTCGCCAGCAGCTGATAGAAGGCCTGCACGTTCATCAAGGTCAGCCCGTTGCGCAGGCCGCCCAGGATGACGGCCCCCATCAGCGTGCCCACGACCGACCCCTTGCCGCCCATCAGGGAGGCCCCGCCGATGGCCGCGGCCGCGATGGCGTCCAGCTCCCACAGGTTGCCCATGGTGGGATCGGCGGCGCCGAGGCGGCCGGTCAGGATCAGGGCCGCCACGGCGGCCAGCCCGCCCGACAGGACA
The nucleotide sequence above comes from Paracoccus liaowanqingii. Encoded proteins:
- a CDS encoding SDR family oxidoreductase, which translates into the protein MTAPGLAGQHVLITAAAQGIGRASVEAFIRAGAQVTATDINGEALSGLAGCRTARLDVLDGAAVTEFCAALGPVDVLFNCAGVVHAGSILDMPDADLDFAFDLNVRAMVRMIRAVLPGMIDRGQGAIINMSSVASSVKGVPNRFAYSTTKAAVLGLTKSVAADYVGQGIRCNAICPGTVQSPSLDQRLAATGDAEAARAAFVARQPMGRIAEADEIADLAVYLAGATYTTGQAVCIDGGWTI
- a CDS encoding fumarylacetoacetate hydrolase family protein — encoded protein: MKLVRFGASGAETPGLIDAEGRIRDLSAHVPDLSGAHLHADALARLAGLDPASLPLVEGNPRLGPPVAGTGKFICIGLNYADHAAESGMEVPPEPVIFMKATSAICGPDDPIVIPRGSEKTDWEVELAVIIGTPAKYVTEADAMSHVAGFAVTNDVSERAFQTERAGQWTKGKSCDNFGQLGPWLVTPDEVADPQDLGMWLTVNGERMQDGSTRTMVYQVPFLIHYLSQFMTLHPGDVISTGTPPGVGMGMRPQRFLKPGDVVELGIDGLGRQRQDVIAD
- a CDS encoding PfkB family carbohydrate kinase, whose product is MTPTPCAVTLGSLHYDIVVDAPHRPAAGETVTGSAWRPVFGGKGGNQAAAVVAAGVPCRMVSAVGDDAFGPFLRDGLRRAGVDDAHVATIPGTGSGMSMAIMDAGGDYGAVIVSGANLAIDPGVLAKDALWQDATHLVLQNEIPEALNLAAAEAARARGVTTVLNAAPARPMSDAMARAVDILVVNAGEAEALCGRKVASLEDAGIAARALAARFRVVVVTAGGDGVAVEGQDISHAEPGHAVALVSTHGAGDCFIGTMVAELVRRESLGDAVATANLAAARHVSQPR
- a CDS encoding MurR/RpiR family transcriptional regulator, yielding MEQYDPRSIGAQIRMRLPFLTPLEGRVVEGMTGRTDLDRTTALRQVAEDAGVSDAMVVKIAKKLGFAGFRDFREALVVYRQTDVASLHSEISPDDSSADIIRKVFQTSMQALEETMSILNVEAFDRAADLLHRARQRDFYGVGGSAQIARDVAHKFLRIGLRAGVQDDPHMMLMSASLLGPDDVAVAFSHSGTTSNVIEAARLAREQGARVIAITNYATAPLSELADIALCSTAQGSPLLGENAAARIAQLNIMDAIFVAVAQRDLDRSEAQLDRTRKAVEAKRRR